Genomic segment of Schistocerca piceifrons isolate TAMUIC-IGC-003096 chromosome 1, iqSchPice1.1, whole genome shotgun sequence:
TCCTATCCCACTTTGAAGAAGCTTTTCCTAAAAAGtttgttaggaacaatatttcctcGTCCTTAAAGAAGCCATGGATCACAAAGGGTATTCGAGTGTCATGTAAATATAAGAGAGAACTTTGTGTTGCAACCAGAGGGTCAAGGGACAGAGAATTAATCAGCCATTATAACatgtattgtaaaatcctaaagaaagttattcagacatcaaaagcactgtattatgtaaaagaaattgaTAACTCCAATAATAAAATGAAGATTGTCTGGCAAATAGTTAACAAGGAGACAGGGAACAATAAAAAAAGAGCTGTAGAAAACTTCATAATCAAACATGAAGGGAATCTTGTGCAAAATCCTGAGATCATAGCTGAAatctttaataaacacttcctgtcaGTGTCTGAGCAAATAGGCTGCAAGGGTTCTGTGAATGATGCCCTGACCTTTTTGCGAAATGCTTTCCCTAACAAAATCATCCAAATGCAATTAGACCTGTTACAGTATCAGAAATTGAAAGAACAATTGCCTCCATGAAAACCAAGAACTCctgtggagtagacaatatttctagcaaattgttaaagcagtgttgtacttctgtaagcaatatactgtgtcatattttcaatgcctcTTTGCAGCAAGGAATTGTTCCTGATAGACTAAAGTATGCTATCGTGAAGCCTCTCTTTAAGAAAGGGGAGAAAACTGATGttaaaaatttcagaccaatatctcTCCTGACTGTGTTTTCAAAGGTACTAGAAAAGCTCATGTattctagaattttagaacacctacataaattcaatattctcagcaaacatcagtttggtttccggaaaGGTCTGTCAACTGAACAAGCAATATATGCTTTTATAGATAAGGTTTTGGAATCTCTAAATGAGAAAATGGTGACAACAGggttattttgtgatttatgtaaagCCTTTGACGCTGTGAACCACCAAATACTGTTACTGAAGGCAGACCATCTAGGAATAAGTGGTGTAGCAAATAACTGGCTTCAGTCATACCTGACAGAGAGGAAACAGAAAGTAGTCTTAGATAAGTCAGACAATTTGTGTGGTGGAATGATTTCATCGGAATGGAGAGACATAAATTGTGGAGTTCCACAGGGCTCTATTCTTGgtcctttactgttcctgttatttataaatgatttaccttatTCTTCAATGATTCAGTGCAATTTTAccatctttgcagatgatactaacatAATGGTTAATGGTCTTAAATGTGAAAATGTTCAAGAGTCTGTTAATACTATTCTTATAGATTTAATGAAATGGTTCACTGCAAATGGTCTTTCACTTAACCTGAGTAAGACTAATTATATTCAGTTCACCCCAACTgccaaaactgaggaagaaatgactgttaaatatgCCACACAGGTCATAAAAGAGTGGAAGTAAGAAAGTTTCTAGGCGTGAAGATTGACTGTAGAGTAAACTGGTCCCATCACATTTTAGATCTTTACAAGAGACTCAGCTCTTCAGTTTTTGCAATGCGAATCATCTCTGTCAGCGTTCATAAAGCCGCTAGATATAATAGAACTGAGAGCATTTCTGGGACTGCTTTATTTATCTGGAGTAATGAAATCCAATCACGAAAATGTTGTTGGACTTTTTGCTAATGATGGAACTGGTCGTGATGTGTTTCGAGCCACTATGAGCGTTCagagatttttattcattttgtcttgtTTGCAATTCGATTGTGCTGCTACAAGAGATGCTAGGAAGGCTGGTGACAGACTTGCAGCTATTAGAGAAGTGTGGGAACTCTTTATAGACAAATGTCAAAAGTATTATACTCCAGGAGTGTACGTGACAATCGATGAAATGTTAGTACCCTTTCGTGGTAGGTGAAAATTTCGCATGTATATGCCCAAGAAGCCAGCCAAATACGGCCTCAAAGTTATGTGCCTTTGTGACTCACGAACATTCTATTTATGCAATGCATTTGTTTACACAGGAAAAGTGACAAATAAAAGTACATTATCAATCCCAGCACAGGATGTTTTGAAATTATTAACACCAATTGAGGGAAGCAATAGACATGTGACAGTAGACAATTGGTTCATGTCACTTGAACTCTGTGATCAACTAGAAGCCAAAAAGTTGACTGTCTTAGGCACTCTAAAGCAAAACAAACCGCAGATCCCAGAAGAATTCAAACCAAACAGAAAGCGCCCAGTAGAATCTGAATTATTTGGACATAACAAAGGAAAGACAATTTGTTCTTATGTTCTTCAGAAAGGTCgagctgttgtgttgctttcatcGATGCATCACAATCAGAAAATTAGTACTCAACAGaaaaaacctgaaatgatcatTGATTACAATACCACAAAGGGAGGAGTGGATGCACTGGACCAAATGTGTGCCAACTATTCGTTATCACGGCAAACACGCAGATGGccaatgtctgtattttatgctattCTAAACATAGTAGGAGTCAATGCTGCTGTCTTGCTTCAGTACACCAAACAACTTgatgaaacaaatgatttaaaaagaagCGAATTGCTACAAAAGCTTGGAATGGATTTAGTAAAGCCCCATATACAACGTCGAGATGTCCGACCACTTTCTCATGAACTGAGAGATGTTGTTGTTAAACTTGGTGGTACTCCTCTTACGTCAACATCTTCAGAGCCAGAACCCATGAGGAAAGCAAGCTGCTACATGTGTGCAAGAAATgtggacaagaaaaccaaaatagtgcgtgaaaaatgctcaaaacatgtttgccccaaccacagattttcagtgtgccaaaattgtttgtaatcatatctcaaatatgtaaaaatgtttataatattcagtgataaaagtgcaattcaaaataaaatttccttaaattacagtttcgtttttcttATTGGGGTACTCCGAGACCCCACTAGAGTATTAGTGTATGAGCATTTCACTAGAGTAGTTAAGGGTTAAAGGACATTGCTCGTGAGCAAGACaaggatccgatttggaaagatattaaaagtaaatggcataaaaagacacacacacaaatttgtcaGTATTACCTGGCTATAAATAACATATGgtactcttcaaacgttgcactgttgacGACAAGCTATGGATTCTttgtattcctgacgattttgttaataagctcatctggtacataGATTTCAGCTACACACATTTTGGTCCACAAAAATGTTATCATATACTTCTGACGAcatgttattttaacaacatggaaaagagaattaggAGAGTTCTGTCTATTCGCAAACTTTGTTAAGAAGGTGAATCGTCCAccgtctcacatcgtgctccattgtttcctactAGATTAAAAGAATTAGCTGCAGCTGATCTTCTCTGACTCCTTGTTAAAACATTGAATGCATTTTCGTTGctattgaacttacttcaaaattgtttctttcacaccattatGTAAAGCCACTGTACGTTCCGTAGAGGAAGTGGTG
This window contains:
- the LOC124787996 gene encoding uncharacterized protein LOC124787996, which encodes MKELEEQPFIKPLDIIELRAFLGLLYLSGVTVDNWFMSLELCDQLEAKKLTVLGT